From Anopheles arabiensis isolate DONGOLA chromosome 3, AaraD3, whole genome shotgun sequence, a single genomic window includes:
- the LOC120899768 gene encoding mitogen-activated protein kinase kinase kinase kinase 5 isoform X2 — MSHQTPMLSSAISRRNPEDEYELIHKIGSGTYGDVYKAKKLQSNELAAIKVIKLEPGDDIQIIQQEILMMRDCRHSNIISYYGSYMRHDKLWICMEYCGGGSLQDIYQVTGPLTELQIAYMCRETLRGLSYLHSMGKIHRDIKGANILLTERGDVKLADFGVSAQITATINKRRSFIGTPYWMAPEVAAVERKGGYNHLCDIWACGITAIELAELQPPMFDLHPMRALFLMSKSGFKPPTLKEKDRWSTNFHSFLKVALTKNPKKRPTAERLLQHAFFQSDMSIRLPQELLQKYHSPHASYYYQESEEEGAIANGPQRITSRMHSSNSVYHCKPLENERSSSPETLPSDMRTLPLHDNSLLACANDDLSSGSNGQQQQQHRTGNGSGGGGAGSTNHHHHHHHHNLLDDEDSLIASNSSYITASLATASEYDNNGRDDSTLSYDAMDQLTAKLEQLNAQNGATTMGDSQEHEGGSKRHSMDQLNELFKGIDKSSRQRSLSDGDGNSEGASESQPDLLNNTPPIPPKRSHRSRRHTPPRPVSNGLPPTPKVHMGACFSKVFNDCPLHINCTASWIHPETRDQHLLIGAEEGIFNLNLNELHDAAIEQLYPRRTVWLYVIKDILMSLSGKTAQLYRHDLLALHSKQTHRFSMHMKKIPEKLVPRKFALTTKVPDTKGCMQCCVTRNPYNGYKYLCGSMATGIFLMQWYDPLNKFMLLKQCEWPSGNIQYYGANSNVFEMIITPELEYPIVCVNVRKGPNDTLKLDLINTNSTPTWFNTTVEEMDGMATVINRRDTLRPIKVHQIEKDAILVCYDRFVQIVDIQGFPKQSRKLISRVEFSFVIESIVCLTDSVLAFHKYGMQGRSLRNGEITQEITDTSRIYELIGSDNKVVMLQSRTIRADSGGEGTSDVGHDLYILAGHEASY; from the exons AAGAAGCTGCAGTCGAATGAGCTCGCCGCAATCAAAGTCATCAAGCTCGAGCCGGGCGATGACATCCAGATCATCCAGCAGGAGATACTGATGATGCGCGACTGCCGCCACTCGAACATCATCTCCTACTATGGCTCGTACATGCGCCACGACAAGCTCTGGATCTGCATGGAGTACTGTGGCGGGGGCAGCCTGCAGGACATCTACCAGGTGACGGGGCCGCTGACCGAGCTGCAGATCGCGTACATGTGCCGGGAGACGCTGCGCGGCCTCTCCTACCTGCACTCGATGGGCAAGATCCACCGGGACATCAAGGGCGCCAACATACTGCTGACCGAGCGGGGCGACGTGAAGCTGGCCGACTTTGGCGTGAGCGCCCAGATCACGGCCACCATCAACAAGCGGCGAAGCTTCATCG GTACACCCTATTGGATGGCGCCGGAAGTGGCGGCGGTCGAACGGAAAGGTGGTTACAATCATCTGTGCGATATCTGGGCATGCGGTATCACTGCAATCg AACTGGCCGAACTGCAGCCCCCGATGTTCGATCTGCACCCGATGCGGGCACTCTTCCTGATGTCGAAGAGCGGCTTCAAGCCACCGACGCTGAAGGAAAAGGACCGTTGGAGCACCAACTTTCACTCCTTTCTCAAGGTGGCCCTCACGAAGAACCCGAAAAAGCGACCGACGGCCGAGCGGTTGCTGCAGCACGCCTTCTTCCAGTCGGACATGTCGATCCGGTTGCCGCAGGAGCTGCTGCAGAAGTATCACAGCCCGCACGCGAGCTACTACTACCAGGAGTCGGAGGAGGAAGGA GCCATCGCAAATGGACCACAGAGAATTACGAGTCGAATGCATTCCTCCAATTCTGTTTATCATTGTA AACCATTGGAAAACGAGCGTTCATCTAGTCCAGAAACACTACCGAGTGATAT GCGTACACTACCCCTGCACGATAACTCACTGCTGGCGTGTGCGAACGATGATCTAAGCTCCGGCAGCAacgggcaacagcagcagcagcatcgtacCGGCAATGggtccggtggtggtggggctGGGTCCAccaatcatcatcaccaccaccaccaccataatTTGCTGGACGACGAGGACAGTCTGATTGCGTCGAACAGCAGCTACATTACGGCCAGTCTGGCGACGGCGTCCGAGTATGACAATAATGGGCGAGACGATTCGACGCTCAGCTACGATGCGATGGATCAGCTGACCGCGAAACTGGAGCAGCTGAATGCG caAAATGGAGCAACGACGATGGGTGATTCGCAAGAGCATGAGGGCGGTAGCAAGCGACACTCGATGGATCAGCTGAACGAGCTGTTCAAGGGAATCGACAAGTCTTCCAGGCAGCGTAGTTTAAGCGATGGAGATGGTAACAGTGAAGGAG CATCCGAATCGCAACCGGACCTGCTCAACAATACACCGCCCATTCCGCCGAAGCGCAGCCATCGCAGCCGGCGCCACACGCCACCCCGCCCCGTATCGAACGGACTGCCACCAACGCCGAAGGTGCACATGGGTGCCTGCTTCTCGAAGGTGTTTAACGACTGTCCGCTGCACATCAACTGTACTGCGTCCTGGATCCATCCGGAGACGCGCGACCAGCATCTGCTGATCGGTGCGGAAGAGGGCATCTTCAACCTCAACCTGAACGAGCTGCACGATGCCGCGATCGAGCAGTTGTACCCGCGCCGCACCGTCTGGCTGTACGTAATTAAGGACATCCTGATGTCGCTGTCCGGCAAGACGGCGCAGCTGTACCGGCACGACCTGCTGGCGCTACATTCCAAGCAGACGCACCGCTTCTCGATGCACATGAAGAAGATACCGGAGAAGCTGGTGCCGCGCAAGTTCGCCCTCACGACGAAGGTCCCCGACACGAAGGGCTGCATGCAGTGCTGCGTGACGCGCAATCCGTACAACGGATACAAGTACCTGTGCGGTTCGATGGCGACCGGGATCTTCCTGATGCAATG gTACGATCCGTTGAACAAGTTCATGCTGCTGAAGCAGTGCGAGTGGCCATCCGGCAACATCCAGTATTACGGTGCAAACTCGAACGTGTTCGAAATGATCATCACACCCGAGCTCGAGTACCCGATCGTGTGTGTGAACGTGCGGAAAGGGCCGAACGATACGCTCAAGCTGGATTTGATCAATACCAATAGCA CTCCCACCTGGTTCAATACGACGGTGGAGGAAATGGACGGTATGGCAACGGTCATCAATCGGCGCGATACACTTCGACCAATAAAAGTGCATCAG ATTGAAAAGGATGCGATACTGGTGTGTTACGATCGGTTCGTACAAATCGTCGACATTCAGGGTTTCCCAAAGCAGAGCCGCAAGCTCATATCGCGCGTGGAATTTAGTTTTGTAATCGAAAGTATAG TCTGTTTAACTGATAGTGTATTAGCGTTTCACAAGTACGGTATGCAGGGTCGCTCGCTAAGGAATGGTGAGATTACGCAGGAAATTACCGACACGAGCCGCATCTACGAGCTTATCGGCAGTGACAA CAAAGTGGTAATGCTGCAAAGCCGCACCATCCGTGCGGACAGCGGCGGCGAAGGGACGAGCGATGTCGGCCACGATCTGTACATATTGGCTGGCCACGAAGCAAGCTACTAG
- the LOC120899768 gene encoding mitogen-activated protein kinase kinase kinase kinase 5 isoform X1 has product MSHQTPMLSSAISRRNPEDEYELIHKIGSGTYGDVYKAKKLQSNELAAIKVIKLEPGDDIQIIQQEILMMRDCRHSNIISYYGSYMRHDKLWICMEYCGGGSLQDIYQVTGPLTELQIAYMCRETLRGLSYLHSMGKIHRDIKGANILLTERGDVKLADFGVSAQITATINKRRSFIGTPYWMAPEVAAVERKGGYNHLCDIWACGITAIELAELQPPMFDLHPMRALFLMSKSGFKPPTLKEKDRWSTNFHSFLKVALTKNPKKRPTAERLLQHAFFQSDMSIRLPQELLQKYHSPHASYYYQESEEEGAIANGPQRITSRMHSSNSVYHCKPLENERSSSPETLPSDMSLLHYIDEELKIRRTLPLHDNSLLACANDDLSSGSNGQQQQQHRTGNGSGGGGAGSTNHHHHHHHHNLLDDEDSLIASNSSYITASLATASEYDNNGRDDSTLSYDAMDQLTAKLEQLNAQNGATTMGDSQEHEGGSKRHSMDQLNELFKGIDKSSRQRSLSDGDGNSEGASESQPDLLNNTPPIPPKRSHRSRRHTPPRPVSNGLPPTPKVHMGACFSKVFNDCPLHINCTASWIHPETRDQHLLIGAEEGIFNLNLNELHDAAIEQLYPRRTVWLYVIKDILMSLSGKTAQLYRHDLLALHSKQTHRFSMHMKKIPEKLVPRKFALTTKVPDTKGCMQCCVTRNPYNGYKYLCGSMATGIFLMQWYDPLNKFMLLKQCEWPSGNIQYYGANSNVFEMIITPELEYPIVCVNVRKGPNDTLKLDLINTNSTPTWFNTTVEEMDGMATVINRRDTLRPIKVHQIEKDAILVCYDRFVQIVDIQGFPKQSRKLISRVEFSFVIESIVCLTDSVLAFHKYGMQGRSLRNGEITQEITDTSRIYELIGSDNKVVMLQSRTIRADSGGEGTSDVGHDLYILAGHEASY; this is encoded by the exons AAGAAGCTGCAGTCGAATGAGCTCGCCGCAATCAAAGTCATCAAGCTCGAGCCGGGCGATGACATCCAGATCATCCAGCAGGAGATACTGATGATGCGCGACTGCCGCCACTCGAACATCATCTCCTACTATGGCTCGTACATGCGCCACGACAAGCTCTGGATCTGCATGGAGTACTGTGGCGGGGGCAGCCTGCAGGACATCTACCAGGTGACGGGGCCGCTGACCGAGCTGCAGATCGCGTACATGTGCCGGGAGACGCTGCGCGGCCTCTCCTACCTGCACTCGATGGGCAAGATCCACCGGGACATCAAGGGCGCCAACATACTGCTGACCGAGCGGGGCGACGTGAAGCTGGCCGACTTTGGCGTGAGCGCCCAGATCACGGCCACCATCAACAAGCGGCGAAGCTTCATCG GTACACCCTATTGGATGGCGCCGGAAGTGGCGGCGGTCGAACGGAAAGGTGGTTACAATCATCTGTGCGATATCTGGGCATGCGGTATCACTGCAATCg AACTGGCCGAACTGCAGCCCCCGATGTTCGATCTGCACCCGATGCGGGCACTCTTCCTGATGTCGAAGAGCGGCTTCAAGCCACCGACGCTGAAGGAAAAGGACCGTTGGAGCACCAACTTTCACTCCTTTCTCAAGGTGGCCCTCACGAAGAACCCGAAAAAGCGACCGACGGCCGAGCGGTTGCTGCAGCACGCCTTCTTCCAGTCGGACATGTCGATCCGGTTGCCGCAGGAGCTGCTGCAGAAGTATCACAGCCCGCACGCGAGCTACTACTACCAGGAGTCGGAGGAGGAAGGA GCCATCGCAAATGGACCACAGAGAATTACGAGTCGAATGCATTCCTCCAATTCTGTTTATCATTGTA AACCATTGGAAAACGAGCGTTCATCTAGTCCAGAAACACTACCGAGTGATAT gAGTCTATTGCATTATATAGACGAGGAGTTGAAGATAAG GCGTACACTACCCCTGCACGATAACTCACTGCTGGCGTGTGCGAACGATGATCTAAGCTCCGGCAGCAacgggcaacagcagcagcagcatcgtacCGGCAATGggtccggtggtggtggggctGGGTCCAccaatcatcatcaccaccaccaccaccataatTTGCTGGACGACGAGGACAGTCTGATTGCGTCGAACAGCAGCTACATTACGGCCAGTCTGGCGACGGCGTCCGAGTATGACAATAATGGGCGAGACGATTCGACGCTCAGCTACGATGCGATGGATCAGCTGACCGCGAAACTGGAGCAGCTGAATGCG caAAATGGAGCAACGACGATGGGTGATTCGCAAGAGCATGAGGGCGGTAGCAAGCGACACTCGATGGATCAGCTGAACGAGCTGTTCAAGGGAATCGACAAGTCTTCCAGGCAGCGTAGTTTAAGCGATGGAGATGGTAACAGTGAAGGAG CATCCGAATCGCAACCGGACCTGCTCAACAATACACCGCCCATTCCGCCGAAGCGCAGCCATCGCAGCCGGCGCCACACGCCACCCCGCCCCGTATCGAACGGACTGCCACCAACGCCGAAGGTGCACATGGGTGCCTGCTTCTCGAAGGTGTTTAACGACTGTCCGCTGCACATCAACTGTACTGCGTCCTGGATCCATCCGGAGACGCGCGACCAGCATCTGCTGATCGGTGCGGAAGAGGGCATCTTCAACCTCAACCTGAACGAGCTGCACGATGCCGCGATCGAGCAGTTGTACCCGCGCCGCACCGTCTGGCTGTACGTAATTAAGGACATCCTGATGTCGCTGTCCGGCAAGACGGCGCAGCTGTACCGGCACGACCTGCTGGCGCTACATTCCAAGCAGACGCACCGCTTCTCGATGCACATGAAGAAGATACCGGAGAAGCTGGTGCCGCGCAAGTTCGCCCTCACGACGAAGGTCCCCGACACGAAGGGCTGCATGCAGTGCTGCGTGACGCGCAATCCGTACAACGGATACAAGTACCTGTGCGGTTCGATGGCGACCGGGATCTTCCTGATGCAATG gTACGATCCGTTGAACAAGTTCATGCTGCTGAAGCAGTGCGAGTGGCCATCCGGCAACATCCAGTATTACGGTGCAAACTCGAACGTGTTCGAAATGATCATCACACCCGAGCTCGAGTACCCGATCGTGTGTGTGAACGTGCGGAAAGGGCCGAACGATACGCTCAAGCTGGATTTGATCAATACCAATAGCA CTCCCACCTGGTTCAATACGACGGTGGAGGAAATGGACGGTATGGCAACGGTCATCAATCGGCGCGATACACTTCGACCAATAAAAGTGCATCAG ATTGAAAAGGATGCGATACTGGTGTGTTACGATCGGTTCGTACAAATCGTCGACATTCAGGGTTTCCCAAAGCAGAGCCGCAAGCTCATATCGCGCGTGGAATTTAGTTTTGTAATCGAAAGTATAG TCTGTTTAACTGATAGTGTATTAGCGTTTCACAAGTACGGTATGCAGGGTCGCTCGCTAAGGAATGGTGAGATTACGCAGGAAATTACCGACACGAGCCGCATCTACGAGCTTATCGGCAGTGACAA CAAAGTGGTAATGCTGCAAAGCCGCACCATCCGTGCGGACAGCGGCGGCGAAGGGACGAGCGATGTCGGCCACGATCTGTACATATTGGCTGGCCACGAAGCAAGCTACTAG